Proteins encoded in a region of the Sphingopyxis sp. OAS728 genome:
- a CDS encoding LuxR family transcriptional regulator, whose amino-acid sequence MTEELAQEITGARREEQLFAALATATGRMGFDHFALAFDRRGDDGASMLVHNYPDAWAKVYVGLDLSATDPIRRAGERSITGFQWRDVDRYVPLSRGDRQLLSVARDSGVGDGFTVPRHLPGEATGSCSFAVSPRAVMPADMLHAAEILGAIAIASARELIGSASLRPRPVLTERQRECVLWSARGKTAGEIGDILGISEETVVRHLKMARDRYSVHCRSMLILCALFDGLIGFSDIYDWWRPN is encoded by the coding sequence TTGACGGAGGAACTCGCACAGGAAATCACCGGCGCCCGCAGAGAAGAACAGCTTTTCGCGGCGCTCGCGACTGCCACCGGGCGCATGGGGTTCGATCATTTCGCCCTCGCCTTCGACCGGCGAGGAGACGATGGCGCTTCGATGCTGGTCCATAATTATCCGGATGCTTGGGCGAAGGTCTATGTCGGCCTTGACCTCAGCGCCACTGATCCGATCCGGCGTGCCGGCGAGCGCTCAATCACGGGTTTCCAGTGGCGCGATGTCGATCGCTATGTCCCGCTGTCTCGCGGCGACCGCCAACTGCTGAGCGTCGCGCGCGACAGCGGGGTAGGTGATGGCTTCACCGTCCCCCGCCACTTGCCCGGAGAGGCGACCGGCTCCTGCTCTTTCGCGGTCAGCCCGCGCGCGGTCATGCCGGCGGACATGCTGCACGCCGCCGAGATCCTCGGCGCGATCGCGATCGCATCGGCGCGCGAACTGATCGGGTCCGCCTCCTTACGACCGCGCCCGGTCCTCACCGAGCGTCAACGCGAATGCGTCCTCTGGTCGGCGCGCGGCAAGACGGCAGGTGAGATTGGCGATATCCTGGGGATTAGCGAAGAGACGGTGGTGCGCCACCTCAAGATGGCCCGCGACCGTTATTCGGTCCATTGTCGCTCGATGCTCATCCTGTGCGCATTGTTCGACGGGCTAATCGGCTTTTCGGATATCTACGACTGGTGGCGTCCGAACTGA
- a CDS encoding SOS response-associated peptidase yields MCNLVTLKASVDEVASAFGARRPLTNAQPGEVYPGGQGFVVRGDAGTRALQSMTWGFPVRLKHMKPTSKPKPVNNARDDKLMTFWRTWFTNPAQRCLIPITAFAEAEGEKGRMTRTWLSVIDQPLAACAGLWRPTDEWGDCYTMVMVDATEELFDIHDRMPVILHAADHDAWLYAPPEEALQLVAKYPAERLAVERTDIPWFSRKPPAVEAPTLL; encoded by the coding sequence ATGTGCAATCTCGTCACGCTCAAGGCCTCGGTCGACGAAGTGGCATCGGCGTTTGGCGCGCGGCGCCCGCTCACCAATGCCCAGCCCGGTGAGGTCTATCCCGGCGGCCAGGGTTTCGTGGTCCGCGGGGATGCGGGAACACGCGCGCTCCAGTCGATGACTTGGGGATTTCCGGTCCGGCTCAAGCATATGAAGCCGACGAGCAAGCCGAAGCCCGTCAACAATGCGCGCGACGACAAGCTGATGACCTTCTGGCGGACATGGTTCACCAATCCGGCGCAGCGCTGCCTCATCCCGATCACGGCCTTTGCCGAGGCCGAAGGTGAGAAGGGCCGGATGACCCGCACCTGGCTTAGCGTCATCGACCAGCCGCTCGCCGCTTGCGCGGGCCTCTGGCGTCCAACCGATGAATGGGGCGACTGCTACACGATGGTGATGGTCGATGCGACCGAGGAGCTTTTCGACATTCACGACCGGATGCCCGTGATCCTCCACGCCGCCGATCATGACGCCTGGCTGTACGCGCCTCCCGAAGAGGCCCTACAGCTGGTCGCAAAATATCCCGCCGAGCGGCTCGCCGTCGAACGCACGGACATTCCTTGGTTCAGCCGCAAACCGCCCGCCGTCGAGGCCCCGACACTTCTTTAG
- a CDS encoding ParB/RepB/Spo0J family partition protein yields the protein MASAKRKITLSPSRDIPFDRLVLSQSNVRRVKAGVSIGELADDIARRTLLQGLNVRPLLDEAGGDTGMFEIPAGGRRFRALELLVKQKRLAKDAPVPCIVQQAAANILAEEDSYAENAVREALHPLDQFRAMQAMVDKGAEVEAIAAHFMTTPAVVRQRLKLASVSPVLHDLYAEEEITLDQLMAFTVSDDHERQVQVWEMLAHSYNKSPSFIRQKLTENSVRAVDKRVRFVSVDAYLAAGGGIVRDLFEADDGGWLTDPALLDRLVDEKLSAVAAHIGKEGWLWVQTAIDLPWSATSGLRRLVSTEVAMTAEEEATLAALEAEADTLSDTWSEEPDVPAEVHARLEAIEAEIGALTDRPLIFDETEMIYGGAFVSVDYDGTVRIDRGFVRPEDEPVVETGDAADDGEDGPGGEAGAAPDAGPDGAIGSGAGGEEADEEGLKPLPERLVSDLTAWRTLALQDAFAQNPQAAFAAVLHALVLSVFYRTSHETCLELSVSTVYFTNEPAGLRECGPARAIDARHEDWRARLPKEDADLWEALLALDANEQASLFAHCASLGLNAQAEIVPKYGSGRVTSRSVERRIAHSHILARALNLDVLTAGWRPTADGYFRHVTKPRILADVTEARGEPFAKMIDHLRKPDMASEAEKLLEDSGWLPEPLRTPVDIDASDVDGRDAGEGDDGDLDAVEAGDDGAAAGDAGIEAAADPGGPIDGDLGDEDDDGLAIAAE from the coding sequence ATGGCCAGTGCAAAGCGTAAGATCACCCTCAGCCCGTCGCGCGATATCCCGTTCGACCGGCTGGTCCTCTCGCAGTCCAATGTCCGGCGGGTGAAGGCCGGCGTGTCGATTGGCGAACTCGCGGACGACATCGCCCGTCGAACCTTGCTCCAGGGTCTCAATGTTCGTCCCTTGCTCGATGAAGCTGGGGGCGACACCGGCATGTTCGAAATCCCGGCTGGCGGCCGCCGCTTCCGCGCGCTCGAGCTGCTCGTGAAACAGAAGCGCCTTGCCAAGGACGCGCCCGTACCCTGCATCGTCCAGCAGGCCGCGGCCAATATCCTTGCCGAGGAAGACAGCTACGCCGAAAATGCCGTGCGCGAGGCACTGCATCCGCTCGACCAGTTCCGGGCGATGCAGGCGATGGTCGACAAGGGCGCCGAGGTCGAAGCGATCGCGGCGCATTTCATGACGACGCCTGCCGTAGTGCGCCAGCGGCTCAAGCTCGCATCGGTCTCGCCGGTGCTGCACGACCTCTACGCCGAAGAAGAGATAACGCTCGACCAGCTGATGGCCTTCACGGTCTCGGACGATCATGAGCGGCAGGTCCAGGTCTGGGAAATGCTCGCGCACAGCTACAACAAGTCGCCGTCCTTTATCCGCCAGAAGCTCACCGAGAACAGCGTCCGTGCAGTGGACAAGCGCGTGCGTTTCGTGAGCGTCGACGCCTATCTCGCCGCGGGCGGCGGGATCGTGCGCGACCTGTTCGAGGCCGACGATGGCGGCTGGCTGACCGACCCCGCGCTGCTCGACCGACTCGTCGACGAGAAACTGAGCGCCGTCGCCGCGCACATTGGCAAGGAAGGGTGGCTCTGGGTCCAGACCGCGATCGATCTGCCGTGGAGCGCGACGAGCGGTCTTCGCCGCCTCGTCAGCACCGAGGTCGCGATGACCGCCGAGGAGGAAGCGACGCTGGCTGCGCTCGAAGCAGAAGCGGATACGCTCTCCGATACATGGTCGGAGGAACCCGACGTGCCCGCCGAAGTGCATGCAAGGCTCGAAGCGATCGAAGCCGAAATCGGCGCGCTGACTGATCGGCCGCTGATCTTCGACGAAACCGAGATGATCTACGGGGGCGCTTTCGTGTCGGTTGATTATGACGGCACGGTGCGCATCGATCGCGGTTTCGTGCGGCCCGAGGATGAACCGGTCGTCGAGACGGGGGATGCTGCGGACGATGGCGAGGATGGACCCGGCGGCGAGGCGGGCGCTGCGCCTGATGCGGGCCCTGACGGTGCGATCGGTTCGGGGGCTGGCGGTGAAGAAGCCGACGAGGAAGGACTGAAGCCGCTGCCCGAACGGCTCGTGTCCGATCTCACCGCCTGGCGTACGCTCGCGTTGCAGGATGCCTTTGCGCAGAATCCGCAGGCCGCATTCGCAGCAGTCCTGCATGCGCTCGTGCTGTCGGTCTTCTACCGGACCAGCCACGAAACCTGTCTCGAGCTGTCGGTCTCGACGGTCTATTTCACCAACGAGCCGGCGGGGCTTCGCGAATGCGGCCCGGCGCGGGCGATCGATGCCCGGCACGAGGACTGGCGCGCGCGGCTTCCCAAGGAAGACGCCGATCTCTGGGAGGCGCTCCTTGCACTCGATGCCAACGAGCAGGCGAGCCTGTTCGCGCATTGCGCATCGCTCGGTCTCAATGCGCAGGCCGAGATCGTCCCCAAATATGGCAGCGGCCGGGTCACCAGCCGGAGTGTCGAACGCCGCATTGCGCACAGCCATATCCTTGCGCGCGCCCTGAATCTGGACGTCCTCACGGCGGGATGGCGGCCGACCGCGGACGGTTATTTCCGGCACGTAACCAAGCCGCGGATCCTCGCCGACGTCACCGAAGCGCGCGGCGAGCCTTTTGCGAAGATGATCGATCATCTGAGGAAGCCCGACATGGCAAGCGAAGCCGAGAAACTGCTCGAAGACAGCGGCTGGCTTCCCGAACCGCTTCGCACGCCCGTTGATATTGACGCTTCCGATGTCGACGGACGCGATGCCGGCGAAGGGGATGACGGTGATCTCGATGCCGTCGAAGCCGGCGATGATGGTGCCGCAGCGGGCGACGCCGGCATTGAAGCTGCCGCCGATCCGGGCGGCCCGATCGATGGCGACCTTGGCGATGAGGACGACGACGGTCTGGCGATCGCCGCCGAGTGA
- a CDS encoding ArdC family protein: MAQQQIAQDRRGPRVPLYEEITNRIIAELEAGRLPWVQPWGTARAAIGLPFNAASERRYSGINILTLWHAVIARGFTGHGFLTFRQAAALGGSVRRGEHGTAIIYSHRVGKGEANGRTESGDPRGEGKGGFSFLKQFTVFSVDQREGLPERLYRPVEPVPEGLILPEAEQLIAATGADVRIGGVSAYYSPRHDFVAVPRPDDFFEPINWHRTAFHELGHWTGHASRLDRDQSGSFGSKPYGQEELVAEMTGAFVCAAIGIAPTVRRADYIGSWLEIIREDHRAILRAASAASKAADYLLAFRPDANATDPAEGPAAEGAHGGGATMPNIAGRVAA; the protein is encoded by the coding sequence ATGGCGCAACAGCAAATCGCGCAAGACAGGCGGGGCCCGCGGGTCCCGCTTTATGAGGAGATCACCAATCGGATCATCGCCGAACTCGAGGCGGGCCGCCTGCCCTGGGTCCAGCCCTGGGGCACCGCGCGCGCCGCGATCGGACTGCCGTTCAACGCGGCAAGCGAGCGGCGCTACAGCGGCATCAATATCCTCACGCTCTGGCATGCGGTCATAGCGCGGGGCTTCACCGGGCATGGCTTTCTGACCTTTCGGCAGGCAGCGGCTCTCGGGGGCTCGGTGCGGCGCGGCGAGCATGGGACCGCGATCATCTACAGCCACCGCGTCGGCAAGGGCGAAGCAAACGGCCGGACCGAGTCCGGCGATCCGCGCGGCGAGGGCAAAGGCGGCTTCTCCTTCCTCAAGCAATTCACCGTCTTTTCGGTCGACCAGCGCGAAGGCCTGCCCGAGCGCCTCTATCGTCCGGTGGAACCCGTTCCGGAAGGATTGATCCTCCCCGAGGCGGAGCAGCTCATCGCCGCGACCGGTGCCGATGTCCGCATCGGCGGCGTGTCGGCCTATTACAGCCCGCGGCATGATTTCGTCGCGGTGCCGCGGCCCGATGATTTCTTCGAGCCGATCAACTGGCACCGCACCGCCTTTCACGAACTCGGCCATTGGACCGGTCATGCGAGCCGCCTCGACCGCGACCAGAGCGGCAGCTTCGGCTCGAAACCCTATGGGCAGGAGGAACTCGTTGCCGAAATGACCGGCGCTTTCGTCTGCGCCGCGATCGGCATCGCGCCGACCGTGCGCCGTGCCGATTACATCGGGTCCTGGCTCGAAATCATTCGCGAGGATCATCGAGCGATCCTGCGTGCAGCGAGCGCCGCGTCGAAAGCGGCGGACTATCTGCTCGCCTTTCGTCCCGACGCCAATGCTACCGACCCCGCAGAAGGTCCAGCCGCGGAGGGGGCTCACGGCGGCGGCGCCACCATGCCGAATATCGCAGGGAGGGTCGCGGCATGA
- a CDS encoding DUF6771 family protein, whose protein sequence is MDRIDTARVAETILSAPGWARVGITAPTSHIRVEAAFELARAIVESVKPGGEPASPDQLGLSL, encoded by the coding sequence ATGGACAGAATCGATACCGCCCGAGTCGCCGAGACCATCCTTTCCGCCCCCGGTTGGGCGCGCGTCGGCATCACCGCGCCGACGAGCCACATCCGGGTCGAGGCGGCGTTCGAGCTCGCGCGCGCGATTGTCGAGAGCGTGAAGCCGGGCGGCGAACCCGCCAGCCCCGACCAGCTTGGGCTATCCCTGTGA
- a CDS encoding acyl-homoserine-lactone synthase has product MTTQSTRAHDAPGNAALRAMFAARKQVFIDQLKWDLPALDGRFEIDHFDTPDARYLILLDPDDLRHRASARLLPTTAPHLLGDVYPQLCTDGPPSGEGVWEISRFCLDPAQTRTERRDARNQLVTALAEHALQNGISQYVGIAEESWFGKISKFGWTCRTLGPVHTDGICDLLALNIHIDEDTIAGLKRTGTHAPLALKFEEGGERAQ; this is encoded by the coding sequence ATGACCACTCAATCCACGCGGGCGCATGATGCGCCCGGGAATGCCGCTTTGCGCGCCATGTTCGCAGCCCGCAAACAGGTTTTCATCGACCAGCTGAAATGGGATCTGCCTGCCCTCGACGGCCGTTTCGAAATCGACCATTTCGATACGCCGGATGCCCGTTACCTGATCCTGCTCGATCCTGACGATCTGCGTCACCGGGCATCGGCACGGCTCCTGCCGACAACGGCGCCGCATCTTCTCGGCGACGTCTATCCCCAGCTTTGCACCGACGGCCCGCCGTCCGGCGAAGGCGTGTGGGAGATCAGCCGCTTCTGCCTCGATCCCGCGCAAACGCGTACCGAGCGCCGCGACGCCCGTAACCAGCTTGTCACCGCGCTCGCGGAGCATGCTTTGCAGAATGGCATAAGCCAGTACGTCGGCATCGCCGAAGAGAGCTGGTTCGGCAAGATCAGCAAATTCGGATGGACCTGTCGCACGCTCGGCCCGGTCCACACCGATGGTATCTGCGACCTTCTCGCGCTCAACATCCACATCGACGAGGACACGATTGCCGGGCTCAAGCGCACCGGGACCCACGCGCCGCTTGCCCTCAAGTTCGAGGAAGGCGGGGAGCGCGCACAATGA
- a CDS encoding DUF2958 domain-containing protein has translation MKLLTPELEAELRANDIARRDAVARGEREPDPRPVLRLFNPVGAATWLATEIDADGILFGLADLGFGCPELGSFSVAELETLRLPFGLTIERDLCFAASHPLSVYAAAARAAGSIVLREQRLRRGARMISGRE, from the coding sequence ATGAAGCTCCTAACCCCAGAACTCGAGGCCGAGCTTCGCGCCAACGATATCGCGCGGCGCGATGCCGTCGCGCGCGGCGAACGCGAACCCGATCCGCGGCCGGTCCTCCGGCTCTTCAATCCCGTCGGCGCCGCGACCTGGCTCGCGACCGAGATCGACGCCGACGGCATCCTGTTCGGCTTGGCCGATCTTGGCTTCGGCTGCCCCGAGCTTGGCAGCTTCTCGGTCGCCGAACTTGAAACCCTCCGCCTGCCTTTTGGTCTCACCATCGAGCGCGACCTTTGTTTCGCGGCGAGCCACCCGCTCTCGGTCTATGCCGCGGCGGCGCGCGCCGCCGGGTCGATCGTGCTCAGGGAGCAAAGGCTGCGCCGGGGGGCGCGGATGATTTCGGGGCGCGAATGA